The following are encoded in a window of Mycobacterium sp. ELW1 genomic DNA:
- a CDS encoding CTP synthase, protein MRKHPQTATKHIFVSGGVVSSLGKGLTASSLGQLLTARGLQVTMQKLDPYLNVDPGTMNPFQHGEVFVTEDGAETDLDVGHYERFLDRNLSGSANVTTGQVYSSVIAKERRGEYLGDTVQVIPHITDEIKGRILAMAEPDAAGNRPDVVITEIGGTVGDIESLPFLEAARQVRHEVGRENCFFLHVSLVPYLAPSGELKTKPTQHSVAALRSIGISPDALILRCDRDVPEPLKNKIALMCDVDIDGVISTPDAPSIYDIPKVLHREELDAYVVRRLNLPFRDVDWTQWNDLLRRVHEPKETVRIALVGKYVDLSDAYLSVAEALRAGGFAHRAKVEMRWVASDDCETDSGAAVALGDVHGVLIPGGFGIRGIEGKIGAIRHARQRGLPVLGLCLGLQCIVIEAARSVGLTEANSAEFEPATPDPVISTMADQREAVAGEADLGGTMRLGAYPATLEVGSIVAEAYDSTHVSERHRHRYEVNNSYRDRIAQSGLQFSGTSPDGHLVEFVEYPRDVHPFLVGTQAHPELKSRPTRPHPLFVSFIGAAIDYKAGERLSLEIPEQHSNGKERPEEAAQPLAEQVPEHSARG, encoded by the coding sequence CTGCGCAAGCACCCGCAGACCGCCACCAAACACATCTTCGTCAGCGGTGGAGTTGTCTCGTCCCTCGGTAAGGGCCTGACTGCCAGCAGCCTCGGTCAGTTGCTGACCGCGCGCGGCCTGCAGGTGACGATGCAGAAGCTCGACCCCTATCTGAACGTCGACCCGGGAACGATGAACCCGTTCCAGCACGGTGAGGTGTTCGTCACCGAGGACGGCGCCGAGACCGACCTCGACGTCGGGCATTACGAGCGCTTCCTGGACCGCAACCTGTCCGGCTCGGCCAATGTGACCACCGGGCAGGTGTATTCGTCGGTGATCGCCAAGGAGCGCCGCGGCGAGTACCTCGGCGACACCGTGCAGGTGATCCCGCACATCACCGACGAGATCAAGGGCCGCATCCTGGCGATGGCCGAGCCCGATGCCGCGGGAAACCGGCCCGACGTGGTGATCACCGAGATCGGTGGCACCGTCGGCGACATCGAGTCGCTGCCATTTCTGGAGGCCGCACGCCAGGTCCGCCACGAGGTCGGCCGGGAGAACTGCTTCTTCCTGCACGTATCCCTGGTGCCGTATCTGGCGCCGTCGGGCGAGTTGAAGACCAAACCCACCCAGCACTCGGTGGCTGCGCTGCGCAGCATCGGTATCAGTCCCGACGCGCTGATCCTGCGCTGCGATCGTGACGTGCCCGAGCCGCTGAAGAACAAGATCGCGCTGATGTGTGACGTCGACATCGACGGGGTGATCTCGACGCCCGATGCGCCGTCGATCTATGACATTCCGAAGGTGCTGCACCGCGAGGAACTCGACGCCTATGTGGTGCGCCGGCTCAATCTGCCGTTCCGCGATGTCGACTGGACGCAGTGGAACGACCTGCTGCGTCGGGTGCACGAGCCCAAGGAAACCGTCCGAATCGCGTTGGTGGGCAAGTACGTCGACCTCTCCGATGCCTATCTGTCGGTGGCCGAGGCGCTGCGCGCGGGCGGGTTCGCACACCGCGCCAAGGTCGAGATGCGCTGGGTCGCCTCCGACGACTGCGAGACCGACAGCGGCGCGGCCGTTGCGTTGGGTGACGTGCACGGCGTGCTGATTCCCGGCGGGTTCGGCATCCGCGGCATCGAAGGCAAGATCGGCGCGATCCGCCACGCCCGCCAGCGTGGGCTGCCGGTCCTCGGCCTGTGCCTGGGGTTGCAGTGCATCGTGATCGAGGCGGCCCGGTCGGTGGGGCTGACCGAAGCCAACTCGGCCGAATTCGAACCGGCCACACCGGATCCCGTGATCTCTACGATGGCTGACCAGCGTGAGGCCGTCGCCGGTGAGGCTGATCTGGGCGGCACCATGCGGTTGGGTGCTTACCCGGCGACGCTGGAAGTCGGTTCGATCGTCGCCGAGGCGTACGACTCGACGCATGTGTCCGAGCGGCACCGCCACCGCTACGAGGTCAACAATTCCTATCGCGACCGGATCGCGCAGAGCGGCCTGCAGTTCTCCGGCACCTCACCGGACGGTCATCTGGTCGAGTTCGTCGAGTACCCGCGCGACGTGCATCCGTTCCTGGTCGGCACACAGGCCCATCCGGAGCTCAAGAGCCGGCCGACCCGGCCGCATCCGCTGTTCGTGTCGTTCATCGGTGCGGCCATCGACTACAAGGCGGGCGAGCGGCTGTCCCTGGAGATCCCAGAACAGCACTCCAACGGCAAGGAACGCCCGGAGGAGGCGGCCCAGCCGCTGGCCGAGCAGGTTCCAGAGCACTCAGCCCGTGGCTGA
- a CDS encoding NUDIX hydrolase, whose amino-acid sequence MADHDFETVSSETAYRGNILALRVDQVRMPGGNIAKREVVEHYGAVAVVAVDEAGRVAMVYQYRHPIGRRLWELPAGLLDEPGEDPTEAAARELREETGLTAERWDVLVDLMSSPGFSDEALRVYLARILTDVGRPEGHDEEADMEVHWVHIADAVQQVLSGEIVNSTAVAGILAAHAVIVDDKRPRPVDVPFPDRPTAFAAGKARR is encoded by the coding sequence GTGGCTGACCACGACTTCGAGACTGTCTCCTCTGAAACCGCTTACCGCGGAAACATTCTCGCCCTGCGAGTCGATCAGGTCCGGATGCCGGGCGGCAACATCGCCAAGCGCGAGGTCGTCGAGCACTATGGTGCGGTGGCGGTCGTCGCGGTTGACGAAGCGGGTCGGGTTGCGATGGTCTACCAATACCGGCACCCGATCGGGCGCCGGCTGTGGGAGTTGCCCGCCGGGCTGCTCGACGAGCCGGGGGAGGACCCGACCGAGGCCGCGGCGCGCGAGCTGCGCGAGGAGACCGGCCTGACCGCCGAACGCTGGGACGTGCTGGTCGACCTGATGTCCTCGCCAGGGTTCAGCGACGAGGCTCTGCGTGTCTATCTCGCCCGGATTCTCACTGATGTCGGGCGGCCCGAGGGCCACGACGAAGAAGCCGATATGGAAGTGCACTGGGTCCACATCGCCGACGCGGTGCAGCAGGTGCTCTCCGGGGAGATCGTGAATTCCACTGCGGTAGCGGGCATTCTGGCCGCACACGCGGTGATCGTCGACGACAAGCGGCCCCGGCCCGTCGATGTGCCGTTCCCGGACCGCCCGACGGCGTTCGCCGCGGGGAAGGCCCGCCGATGA
- the xerD gene encoding site-specific tyrosine recombinase XerD translates to MTTFSADIPGRSAPALRTDLPGRSAPALRIALDGQLQGYLDHLTIERGVAANTISSYRRDLRRYVEHLSLRGIDDLTGVSENDVSEFLVALRRGDPDAGVVPLSAVSAARALIAVRGFHRFAAAEGIIGIDVARAVKPPTPSRRLPKSLTLDEVLALLEGAGGDSPSDGPLTLRNRALLELLYSTGARISEAVGLDVDDVDTEARSVLLRGKGGKQRLVPVGRPAIAALDAYLVRGRPDLARRGRGTPKIFLNARGGQLSRQSAWQVLQDAAERAGISSAVSPHTLRHSFATHLLDGGADVRVVQELLGHASVTTTQIYTLVTVHALREVWAGAHPRA, encoded by the coding sequence ATGACGACGTTCTCCGCTGATATCCCGGGTCGCTCCGCTCCTGCCCTCCGAACCGATCTCCCGGGTCGCTCCGCTCCTGCCCTCCGAATCGCTCTGGACGGGCAGCTGCAGGGCTACCTCGACCACCTGACCATCGAGCGCGGGGTGGCCGCCAACACCATCAGTTCCTACCGTCGCGACCTGCGCCGCTACGTCGAGCACCTGTCGTTGCGCGGTATCGACGACCTGACAGGAGTCAGCGAGAACGACGTTAGCGAGTTTCTGGTGGCGCTGCGCCGTGGCGATCCCGACGCCGGCGTGGTGCCGTTGTCGGCGGTCTCGGCAGCGCGCGCCCTGATCGCGGTGCGCGGCTTTCACCGGTTCGCCGCCGCCGAGGGGATCATCGGCATCGACGTCGCCCGCGCGGTCAAGCCGCCCACGCCGAGTCGTCGGCTCCCCAAGAGCCTCACTCTCGACGAGGTGCTGGCACTGCTCGAGGGCGCCGGCGGGGACAGCCCGTCGGACGGGCCGCTGACGCTGCGCAATCGCGCCCTGCTCGAGCTGCTGTATTCCACGGGCGCGCGGATCTCCGAGGCTGTCGGCCTGGACGTCGACGACGTCGACACCGAGGCCCGATCGGTACTGCTGCGCGGCAAGGGCGGCAAGCAGCGCCTGGTGCCCGTCGGCCGCCCGGCGATCGCGGCACTGGACGCCTACCTGGTGCGAGGCCGTCCCGACCTGGCGCGCCGGGGCCGCGGCACGCCGAAGATCTTCCTCAACGCGCGTGGCGGGCAGCTGTCGCGCCAGAGCGCCTGGCAGGTGCTGCAGGACGCCGCCGAACGGGCCGGCATCTCCTCGGCGGTATCACCGCACACGCTGCGTCACTCGTTCGCCACCCACCTTCTCGACGGCGGTGCCGACGTCCGCGTCGTCCAGGAACTCCTCGGCCACGCCTCGGTGACCACGACGCAGATCTACACGCTGGTCACGGTGCATGCCCTGCGCGAGGTATGGGCCGGCGCACATCCGCGGGCATGA
- a CDS encoding ParA family protein yields MTDEADEATPIGLTGRPPRHIPEPQPLTSHGPATVISMCNQKGGVGKTTSTINLGAALAEYGRRVLLVDLDPQGALSAGLGVPHYELTHTVHNLMIEPRVSIDEVLINTRVKNLDLVPSNIDLSAAEIQLVNEVGREQTLARALHPVLDRYDYVLIDCQPSLGLLTVNALACSDAVVIPTECEYFSLRGLALLTDTVDKVRERLNPRLTISGILITRFDNRTVNAREVMARVLERFGDLVFDTVISRTVRFPETSVAGEPITTWAPKSVGAQAYRSLAREVIDRFGK; encoded by the coding sequence GTGACCGACGAGGCAGACGAAGCCACACCGATCGGTCTCACCGGCCGCCCGCCCCGCCACATTCCCGAACCACAGCCGCTGACCTCGCACGGGCCGGCCACGGTCATCTCGATGTGCAACCAGAAGGGCGGGGTCGGCAAGACCACCTCGACGATCAACCTGGGGGCGGCGCTGGCGGAGTACGGCCGGCGGGTGCTGCTGGTGGATCTGGATCCGCAGGGCGCGCTGTCGGCGGGCCTGGGCGTACCGCACTACGAACTGACCCACACCGTGCACAACCTGATGATCGAGCCGCGGGTGAGCATCGACGAGGTGCTGATCAACACGCGGGTCAAGAATCTGGACCTGGTGCCGAGCAACATCGACCTGTCGGCCGCTGAGATCCAGCTGGTCAACGAGGTGGGCCGCGAGCAGACCCTGGCGCGCGCGCTGCACCCCGTACTCGATCGCTACGACTACGTCCTGATCGACTGCCAGCCGTCGCTGGGCCTGCTCACCGTCAACGCGCTGGCCTGCTCCGATGCGGTGGTCATCCCGACCGAATGCGAGTATTTCTCGCTGCGCGGGCTGGCACTGCTCACCGACACCGTCGACAAGGTGCGGGAGCGGCTCAATCCGCGGTTGACGATCAGCGGCATTCTGATCACCCGGTTCGACAATCGAACCGTCAATGCCCGTGAAGTGATGGCGCGGGTCCTGGAGCGCTTCGGCGACCTGGTGTTCGACACCGTCATCAGCCGCACCGTGCGGTTCCCCGAGACCAGTGTCGCCGGCGAGCCCATCACCACCTGGGCGCCGAAATCGGTTGGCGCACAGGCATACCGGTCGCTGGCCCGCGAGGTCATAGACCGCTTCGGCAAGTGA
- a CDS encoding segregation/condensation protein A, which yields MTDSPAPEKGFRVRLTNFEGPFDLLLQLIFAHRLDVTEVALHQVTDEFIAYTREIGPKLELDETTTFLVIAATLLDLKAARLLPAGDVHDEEDLALLEVRDLLFARLLQYRAFKHVAEMFAELEAAALRSYPRAVTVEDRFAELLPEVMLGVDAAAFADIAAAAFTPRPVPTVATEHLHASQVSVPEQAELLLEFLSARGAGQWASFKELVADCEAPIQIVGRFLALLELYRARTVAFEQPEPLGVLQVSWTGDRVVNEELVRAEWEEE from the coding sequence GTGACCGATTCACCGGCGCCTGAAAAGGGCTTCCGTGTCAGGCTGACCAACTTCGAGGGTCCGTTCGATCTGCTGCTGCAGTTGATCTTCGCCCACCGCCTGGATGTCACCGAGGTCGCGCTGCATCAGGTCACCGACGAATTCATCGCCTACACGCGGGAGATCGGTCCGAAGCTCGAGCTCGACGAGACGACCACCTTTTTGGTGATTGCTGCCACACTGCTCGACCTCAAGGCCGCGCGGCTGCTGCCCGCCGGTGATGTGCACGACGAGGAAGATCTGGCGCTGCTCGAGGTGCGCGACCTGTTGTTCGCGCGGCTGCTGCAGTACCGCGCGTTCAAGCATGTCGCCGAGATGTTCGCCGAGCTGGAGGCCGCAGCGCTGCGAAGCTACCCCCGGGCGGTGACGGTCGAGGATCGCTTCGCCGAGCTTCTTCCCGAGGTCATGCTGGGTGTCGACGCCGCAGCCTTCGCCGACATCGCCGCCGCGGCGTTCACCCCGCGCCCGGTTCCCACCGTCGCGACCGAGCACTTGCATGCGTCGCAGGTGTCGGTGCCGGAGCAGGCCGAGCTGCTGTTGGAGTTCTTGTCGGCGCGCGGGGCGGGGCAGTGGGCGTCGTTCAAGGAACTGGTGGCCGACTGCGAGGCGCCGATCCAGATCGTCGGACGGTTCTTGGCGCTGCTCGAACTGTATCGGGCCAGGACGGTAGCATTCGAGCAGCCAGAACCACTTGGTGTGCTCCAGGTTTCATGGACCGGCGACCGGGTTGTGAACGAAGAGCTGGTCCGAGCCGAGTGGGAAGAAGAGTAG
- the scpB gene encoding SMC-Scp complex subunit ScpB, which translates to MTDDAADIPEVDPGADSGSDLGIDVALPEMDDDELVRVLEALLLVVDSPVNAETLASVTEQPQDRITATLERMAAALADRESGIDLREAGGGWRMYTRARFAPYVERLLLDGSRSKLTRAALETLAVVAYRQPVTRARVSAVRGVNVDAVIRTLVARGLITEAGTDEDSGATTFATTELFLERLGLSSLTDLPDIAPLLPDVDSIDDLSENLDAEPRFAKLAGVSAADPNVSIDVDTDA; encoded by the coding sequence ATGACCGACGACGCAGCCGACATACCCGAGGTTGACCCTGGGGCCGACTCGGGGTCCGATCTCGGTATCGACGTCGCCCTCCCCGAGATGGACGACGACGAACTGGTCCGGGTGCTGGAGGCGCTGTTGCTGGTCGTGGACTCTCCGGTCAACGCCGAGACGCTCGCGTCGGTGACCGAGCAACCACAGGATCGGATCACCGCCACCCTGGAACGCATGGCGGCAGCGTTGGCGGACCGCGAGAGCGGCATCGACCTGCGCGAGGCGGGCGGTGGCTGGCGGATGTACACCCGGGCCCGGTTCGCGCCGTATGTGGAGCGGCTGTTGCTGGACGGGTCACGGTCGAAGCTCACCCGCGCGGCGCTGGAGACGCTGGCGGTGGTCGCTTACCGGCAGCCGGTGACCCGGGCGCGGGTCAGCGCGGTGCGCGGCGTCAACGTCGATGCGGTGATCCGCACGTTGGTGGCGCGCGGGCTGATCACCGAGGCGGGCACCGACGAGGACAGCGGCGCGACCACGTTCGCCACCACCGAGTTGTTCCTCGAGCGGCTCGGGCTTTCGTCACTGACCGACCTTCCCGACATCGCCCCGCTGCTTCCCGACGTCGATTCGATCGACGATCTGAGTGAAAACCTGGATGCCGAACCACGTTTCGCCAAGCTGGCCGGTGTCTCGGCAGCCGATCCGAACGTCTCGATCGATGTGGACACCGATGCCTGA
- a CDS encoding pseudouridine synthase, with product MPEPEGVRLQKILSQAGVASRRVAERMIVDGRVEVDGRIVTELGTRVDPANADIRVDGSRIVVDDSMMYLAINKPIGMHSTMSDERGRPCVGDLVEHRVRGNKNLFHVGRLDADTEGLLLLMNDGELAHRLMHPSYEVPKTYLATVTGSVPRGLGKTLRAGIELDDGPAKVDDFAVVDAVPGKTLLRVTLHEGRKRIVRRLLAAAGYPVEALVRVSIGEVTLGEQRPGSIRVLTRKEVGDLYKAVGL from the coding sequence ATGCCTGAACCAGAAGGAGTGCGGCTGCAGAAGATCCTGTCGCAGGCAGGAGTGGCCTCGCGACGGGTGGCCGAGCGGATGATCGTCGATGGCCGGGTGGAGGTCGACGGACGTATCGTCACCGAGCTGGGCACCCGGGTCGATCCGGCCAATGCCGACATCAGGGTCGACGGGTCACGGATCGTCGTGGACGACTCGATGATGTACCTGGCGATCAACAAGCCCATCGGAATGCATTCGACGATGTCCGACGAGCGTGGCAGGCCGTGTGTGGGTGATCTGGTGGAGCATCGGGTCCGCGGCAACAAGAACCTTTTTCACGTCGGGCGGCTGGACGCCGATACCGAAGGCTTGTTGCTGCTGATGAATGACGGCGAGTTGGCCCACCGATTGATGCATCCGTCGTATGAGGTGCCCAAGACGTACCTGGCGACGGTAACCGGCTCGGTGCCAAGGGGTTTGGGTAAGACGCTGCGCGCCGGCATCGAGCTCGACGACGGACCGGCCAAGGTCGACGACTTCGCCGTGGTCGACGCGGTGCCGGGAAAGACACTGCTGCGGGTCACGCTGCACGAAGGGCGTAAGCGGATCGTGCGCCGCCTGTTGGCGGCAGCGGGCTACCCCGTCGAGGCGCTCGTGCGGGTGAGCATCGGTGAGGTGACGCTGGGTGAACAGCGGCCCGGCAGCATCCGCGTGCTGACGCGCAAGGAAGTCGGCGATCTGTACAAGGCGGTAGGTCTGTGA
- the cmk gene encoding (d)CMP kinase, with amino-acid sequence MSSCVVAVDGPAGTGKSSVSRGLARALGAHYLDTGAMYRLVTLAILRAHIDLADAEAIAAASDVALSVGSDPDVDRAYLGAEDVSAEIRGDEVTRAVSAVSAVPEVRTRMVALQRELAAGADRVVVEGRDIGTVVLPDADVKIFLTASAETRARRRNDQNVASGLPDDYETVLADVIRRDHLDSTRTVSPLRPAEDAIIVDTSDMTQDQVVASLLDLVEKRSGAMR; translated from the coding sequence GTGAGTTCATGCGTTGTGGCGGTCGACGGGCCGGCCGGAACCGGAAAGTCCTCGGTGTCAAGAGGATTGGCGCGTGCGTTGGGCGCCCATTACCTGGACACCGGTGCGATGTACCGGCTCGTGACGCTCGCGATTCTGCGCGCCCACATCGACTTGGCCGACGCCGAGGCCATCGCGGCAGCCTCCGATGTGGCGCTGTCGGTGGGTTCTGACCCGGACGTAGACCGGGCTTACCTTGGTGCTGAAGATGTTTCGGCTGAGATTCGGGGCGACGAGGTCACCCGCGCGGTCTCGGCGGTGTCGGCGGTCCCCGAGGTGCGCACCCGGATGGTGGCGTTGCAGCGTGAACTGGCGGCGGGGGCCGACAGGGTCGTGGTCGAAGGCCGTGACATCGGTACGGTCGTGCTTCCGGATGCCGACGTGAAGATTTTTCTGACCGCCTCGGCCGAGACGCGGGCGCGCCGCCGCAACGATCAGAACGTCGCGAGCGGGTTGCCCGATGACTACGAGACGGTGCTGGCAGATGTGATCCGCCGTGACCACCTGGATTCGACCCGCACGGTGTCACCGCTGCGACCGGCGGAGGACGCGATCATCGTCGACACCAGTGACATGACCCAGGACCAGGTGGTGGCCAGTCTGCTTGATCTGGTCGAAAAACGAAGTGGTGCAATGCGATGA
- the der gene encoding ribosome biogenesis GTPase Der: MSEDGTWSDESDWELSEEGFDDDEEAQAPPPVVAVVGRPNVGKSTLVNRILGRREAVVQDLPGVTRDRVSYDASWTGRRFVVQDTGGWEPDAKGLQQLVAEQASVAMQTADAVILVVDATVGATSGDEAAARILRRSGKPVFLAANKVDNEKGEADAAALWSLGLGEPHPISAMHGRGVADLLDEVVADLPAQSEVAQATGGPRRVALVGKPNVGKSSLLNRLAGAERSVVHDVAGTTVDPVDSLIELGGKTWRFVDTAGLRRRVGQASGHEFYASVRTHSAIDAAEVVVVLIDASQPLTEQDQRVLTMVIEAGRALVLAFNKWDLVDEDRRYLLDREIDRELAQLQWAPRVNISAKSGRAVQKLVPAMETSLASWDSRISTGQLNTWIKEVVAATPPPVRGGKQPRILFATQATARPPTFVLFTSGFLEAGYRRFLERRLRETFGFEGTPIRINVRVREKRKLKPR; this comes from the coding sequence ATGAGCGAGGACGGCACGTGGTCTGACGAAAGCGATTGGGAGCTTTCCGAGGAAGGATTCGACGACGACGAGGAGGCGCAGGCGCCGCCGCCGGTGGTGGCAGTGGTCGGTCGGCCCAACGTCGGCAAGTCCACGCTGGTCAACCGGATCCTCGGCCGGCGTGAAGCCGTCGTGCAGGACCTGCCGGGGGTGACCCGCGACCGGGTGTCCTACGACGCGTCCTGGACCGGGCGGCGCTTCGTCGTGCAGGACACCGGCGGGTGGGAGCCGGACGCCAAGGGCTTGCAGCAGTTGGTCGCCGAGCAGGCCTCGGTGGCGATGCAGACCGCCGATGCGGTGATCCTGGTCGTCGACGCGACAGTCGGCGCCACCAGCGGCGACGAGGCGGCAGCGCGAATCCTGCGCCGGTCGGGCAAACCAGTGTTCTTGGCGGCCAACAAGGTCGACAACGAGAAGGGCGAGGCCGACGCGGCCGCGCTGTGGTCGCTCGGGCTGGGGGAGCCGCACCCGATCAGTGCCATGCATGGCCGCGGGGTGGCCGACCTGCTGGACGAGGTCGTCGCGGACCTGCCTGCGCAGTCCGAGGTGGCCCAGGCCACCGGTGGACCACGACGGGTGGCGCTGGTGGGCAAGCCCAACGTCGGCAAGAGCTCGCTGCTGAACCGGTTGGCGGGTGCCGAGCGTTCGGTGGTGCACGACGTCGCAGGAACCACGGTCGACCCGGTGGACTCGCTGATCGAATTAGGTGGCAAGACATGGCGTTTCGTTGATACCGCCGGCTTACGCCGCCGGGTCGGGCAGGCCAGCGGCCACGAGTTCTACGCTTCGGTCCGCACGCACAGCGCGATCGATGCGGCCGAGGTGGTCGTCGTCCTGATCGATGCCTCGCAGCCGCTGACCGAACAGGACCAGCGGGTTCTGACGATGGTGATCGAAGCGGGGCGGGCGCTGGTGCTGGCGTTCAACAAATGGGATCTCGTCGACGAGGACCGGCGTTATCTGCTGGACCGCGAGATCGACCGCGAACTGGCGCAGCTGCAGTGGGCGCCGCGGGTGAACATCTCGGCCAAGAGCGGCCGCGCGGTGCAGAAGCTCGTGCCGGCGATGGAGACGTCGCTGGCGTCCTGGGATTCCCGCATCTCGACCGGGCAGCTCAACACGTGGATCAAGGAAGTCGTCGCGGCCACCCCGCCGCCGGTCCGCGGCGGTAAGCAGCCGCGGATCCTGTTCGCCACCCAGGCGACTGCACGCCCGCCGACGTTTGTGCTGTTCACCAGTGGTTTCTTGGAGGCCGGCTATCGGCGGTTCCTGGAGCGGCGGCTGCGCGAAACCTTCGGTTTCGAGGGCACCCCGATCCGGATCAATGTGCGGGTGCGGGAAAAGCGCAAGCTCAAGCCGCGTTGA
- a CDS encoding nitroreductase family protein: MSEIPSTGEALANLSMPLLDAMMTQRAIRRVKPDPVDDAIVVKCIELALRAPTGSNGQNWEFIVVKDQKVKDQLGKRYRQPWSIYGTLGRRQAANDESMLKILKAVEWQVEHFSEIPVLVIPCLRGGTRVPYIPTPFVGETSYFGSIYPSVQNLLLAARAMGLGASLITMPLWSVTSARRILGLPLSVTPICVVPLGWPRGRYGPTTRRPVEDVVHFDTYGNRGLTT; encoded by the coding sequence ATGAGCGAGATTCCGAGTACCGGCGAGGCGCTGGCCAACCTCTCCATGCCCCTGCTCGATGCGATGATGACCCAGCGCGCCATCCGGCGGGTCAAACCCGATCCGGTGGACGACGCCATCGTGGTGAAGTGCATCGAACTGGCACTTCGGGCTCCCACCGGGTCCAACGGACAGAACTGGGAGTTCATCGTCGTCAAAGACCAGAAGGTCAAAGATCAACTCGGCAAGCGCTACCGCCAGCCCTGGTCGATCTACGGAACCCTCGGCAGACGGCAAGCCGCCAACGACGAGTCGATGCTCAAGATCCTGAAGGCAGTGGAGTGGCAGGTCGAGCACTTCAGCGAGATACCGGTCCTGGTGATTCCCTGCCTTCGCGGCGGCACCCGAGTGCCCTACATCCCGACGCCGTTCGTCGGCGAAACGTCGTACTTCGGCTCGATCTATCCCAGCGTGCAGAACCTGCTGCTCGCCGCCAGGGCCATGGGACTGGGTGCATCCCTGATCACGATGCCGCTGTGGAGCGTCACCTCGGCGCGCAGAATCCTGGGCCTACCGCTGTCGGTGACCCCGATCTGTGTGGTTCCGCTCGGCTGGCCGCGCGGACGCTACGGCCCGACCACCCGCAGGCCGGTTGAGGACGTCGTCCACTTCGACACGTACGGGAACCGCGGGCTCACGACCTAG
- a CDS encoding sulfite exporter TauE/SafE family protein produces the protein MSVAHMIVIVLAGVGAGAINSLVGSGTLITFPTLVTLGFPPVTATMSNAIGLVAGGVSGTWGYRKELRGQWDRLRWQIPASLIGAAIGAFLLLHLPEKVFTQIVPVLLVGALVLVVIGPRIQAYARARAEAAGRSAEHVSPKRMTALVVGTFAVGIYGGYFTAAQGILLIGVMGALLPEDMQRMNAAKNLLSLLVNIVAAVAYTIVAFDRVSWEAAGLIAAGSLVGGWLGAHYGRRLSPNVLRAVIVVVGLIGLYRLLTV, from the coding sequence GTGTCAGTTGCCCACATGATCGTGATCGTCCTGGCCGGGGTGGGGGCCGGCGCCATCAATTCGCTGGTGGGTTCGGGCACGTTGATCACCTTTCCGACGCTGGTGACGCTCGGGTTTCCGCCGGTGACGGCGACGATGTCGAACGCGATCGGCCTGGTGGCCGGCGGTGTATCGGGTACCTGGGGGTATCGCAAGGAACTGCGTGGGCAGTGGGATCGGCTGCGCTGGCAGATCCCGGCGTCGCTGATCGGCGCGGCGATCGGGGCGTTCCTGCTGCTCCACCTGCCGGAGAAGGTGTTCACGCAGATCGTTCCGGTGCTGCTGGTCGGCGCCCTGGTGTTGGTGGTGATCGGGCCGCGTATCCAGGCCTACGCACGGGCGCGCGCCGAGGCCGCAGGCCGCTCGGCCGAGCATGTGTCGCCCAAACGGATGACGGCCCTGGTGGTCGGGACATTCGCGGTGGGCATCTACGGCGGGTACTTCACCGCCGCACAGGGCATCCTGCTGATCGGGGTGATGGGCGCGCTGCTGCCCGAGGACATGCAGCGGATGAACGCGGCCAAGAACTTGCTGTCGCTGCTGGTGAACATCGTCGCGGCGGTGGCCTACACCATCGTGGCGTTCGACCGGGTGAGCTGGGAGGCGGCGGGGTTGATCGCCGCCGGATCGCTCGTCGGCGGGTGGCTGGGCGCGCACTATGGACGGCGGCTCTCGCCGAATGTGCTGCGGGCAGTGATCGTGGTGGTCGGGTTGATCGGGTTGTACCGATTGCTCACGGTGTAG
- a CDS encoding group I intron-associated PD-(D/E)XK endonuclease has protein sequence MAAAWFELCGHSVSWPLEPCRYDLLVWIDNAARRVQVKTTTVKQGSSWTAWISKTGKTRTTYDPDEIDYFFVIDGDFNYYLIPIAAVGGLKAIQMSAYREYLVQREPATP, from the coding sequence ATGGCTGCGGCGTGGTTTGAGCTCTGTGGCCACTCGGTATCGTGGCCACTCGAGCCTTGCCGCTACGACTTACTCGTCTGGATCGACAACGCTGCCCGGCGGGTCCAAGTGAAAACCACCACGGTGAAACAGGGGTCTTCCTGGACCGCATGGATCTCCAAGACCGGCAAAACACGTACAACCTACGATCCAGATGAGATCGACTACTTCTTCGTGATCGATGGCGACTTCAACTACTACCTGATCCCCATCGCCGCGGTCGGCGGTCTCAAGGCGATTCAGATGTCTGCCTATCGCGAGTATCTGGTCCAGCGCGAGCCAGCTACACCGTGA